From Synechococcus sp. A10-1-5-1, a single genomic window includes:
- a CDS encoding UvrD-helicase domain-containing protein — translation MSLAAFDANAFSLSPGIRLLEASAGTGKTFALAHLVLRLLSEGARPLEVEEVLVVTFTDAAAAELRDRIARRLQEALVLLDAENAEADEPLQQWRSALDAEQVLRIKGRLLLALERLDRADITTIHGFCRRTLQRHALEAGLGPDVALESQGRERRQQLVHDYWQQQVLPLPPHLVAGLQSQQVTPDQLVNLLGSLDGDPALQLAPLPEGWSSALNLAEQLGPYWNASWEQFRSAWEARSEALEQDFAAAAVELKSLGVDYKPYRLKAKPDRLNRVQTWLSQLDAPAGYSAVLQQEDLKKYFHPGPFTKAAAPAHGDQVSLPQAPLLRAIAAVVEGPAELALLHFCHWGRAELQRRRARSGEISFGQLLEQLDPGRDATAASALLRAVSHRYRAALIDEFQDTDPIQWRILKRAFAQEPSRHLLVMVGDPKQAIYRFRGGELQTYRQAAEEADGRFGLFENRRSSSELVAGLNALMRPGLIQSRLEVPAVLAKASKGSLELPGSPAPLQLLELDPSQSPEAQVAGLCQDLLSQGLQLNTADRSRPINPGDICLLVSRHDQAEALRAALERRQIPSRLVSRGDVFESLGASALQRFLDALAQPGQLGRLKLLAASALLGWSAAEIEASSSAQWDQLTAELSTLAARLPKLGLTAALAHLQGTEGLARLSLRGRALADVQQAAELVQEQMHRQGLGAQAAADWLRRLRLEENRDTPEAHLCRSDAAEAAIAVVTVHRSKGLEYPLVICPYLWKAPKAAKRLGRRWTADGQPQLDLHLQTHWGVGRLAAQQDLQAQIAEAERLAYVACTRAQHLLVLGWPGPDQADTGNPLSGWLLEGDQERELPLERIQASGEISQPWQPAPEEGQLGLGPRPKRSLDSSWGRASYSAWAHSQVSLPPEVQEEGRDTDALSDGFEEALLEESSAASGAASWPDLGPLAHFPRGSGPGDALHRILERLDYGAVSRGERQDADAVIEQELQRAGLEGDACDGLFEALQQLMQTPLGGPLGPCRLGDLQAGSWLNEMNFDLPLATQGGEVRVVRSSGLAQAFAQNPGGRFGASYAKTLQGLEVASRGFLTGSIDLLFCWEGRWWVADWKSNWLGQRDRLGSVTRCGPNDYSESAMETLMARSHYPLQAHLYLVALHRYLLWRLPNYNPVQHLGGYAYVFLRGVPGPTPDPKAPTPGVLVDQPSLKRVMALDELLREGQP, via the coding sequence ATGAGCCTGGCCGCCTTTGACGCCAACGCCTTCAGCCTCTCGCCGGGGATCCGGCTGCTGGAGGCCAGCGCGGGCACCGGCAAGACCTTCGCCCTGGCCCATCTGGTGCTGCGGCTGCTGAGCGAGGGAGCACGGCCCCTGGAGGTCGAGGAGGTGCTGGTGGTCACCTTCACCGATGCCGCCGCCGCTGAATTGCGGGACCGCATTGCCCGGCGTCTGCAGGAGGCCCTGGTCCTGCTCGATGCGGAGAACGCCGAGGCCGATGAACCGTTGCAGCAGTGGCGCTCGGCCCTGGACGCCGAGCAGGTTCTTCGGATCAAGGGACGGTTGCTGCTCGCCCTGGAGCGGCTGGATCGCGCCGACATCACCACCATCCACGGCTTCTGCCGCCGGACCCTGCAGCGCCATGCCCTCGAAGCCGGCCTAGGCCCCGACGTCGCCCTGGAGAGCCAGGGGCGCGAGCGCAGACAGCAGCTGGTCCACGACTACTGGCAGCAGCAGGTGCTCCCCCTTCCGCCCCATCTGGTGGCGGGGCTGCAGAGCCAACAGGTCACCCCCGACCAGCTGGTGAACCTGCTGGGCAGCCTCGATGGCGACCCAGCGCTGCAGCTCGCCCCGTTGCCCGAGGGCTGGAGCAGCGCCCTGAACCTGGCGGAGCAACTCGGCCCCTACTGGAACGCGAGCTGGGAGCAGTTCAGATCCGCCTGGGAAGCCCGCAGCGAGGCCCTGGAGCAGGACTTCGCCGCGGCCGCGGTGGAGCTCAAAAGCCTGGGGGTCGACTACAAGCCCTATCGCCTCAAGGCCAAGCCCGATCGCCTGAATCGCGTTCAGACCTGGCTCTCCCAGCTGGACGCTCCCGCCGGATACAGCGCTGTTCTGCAGCAGGAGGACCTCAAGAAGTACTTCCACCCCGGACCCTTCACCAAGGCCGCCGCTCCCGCCCACGGCGATCAGGTCTCCCTACCCCAGGCCCCGCTGCTGCGGGCCATTGCCGCGGTCGTGGAGGGACCAGCCGAGCTGGCCCTGCTGCACTTCTGCCATTGGGGCCGAGCGGAGCTCCAACGCCGGCGCGCGCGCAGCGGTGAGATCAGCTTTGGCCAGCTGCTCGAGCAACTCGACCCGGGACGGGACGCCACTGCTGCGTCAGCTCTCCTACGGGCGGTCTCTCACCGCTACCGGGCGGCGCTGATCGATGAGTTTCAAGACACCGACCCGATCCAGTGGCGGATCCTCAAGCGGGCCTTTGCCCAAGAGCCCAGCCGGCATCTGCTGGTGATGGTGGGTGATCCCAAACAGGCGATCTACCGCTTCCGCGGCGGGGAGCTGCAGACCTACCGCCAGGCAGCTGAGGAAGCCGATGGGCGCTTTGGCCTATTCGAGAACCGCCGCTCCAGCAGCGAACTGGTGGCAGGCTTGAACGCCCTGATGCGGCCCGGGCTGATCCAGAGCCGGCTGGAGGTGCCGGCGGTGCTGGCCAAGGCCAGCAAGGGGAGCCTGGAGCTCCCCGGCAGCCCAGCGCCGCTGCAGCTGTTGGAACTCGATCCAAGCCAGAGTCCGGAGGCCCAGGTGGCGGGGCTCTGCCAGGACCTGCTGAGCCAGGGCCTGCAGCTGAACACCGCGGACCGCAGCCGCCCGATCAACCCGGGCGACATTTGTCTCTTGGTCAGCCGCCACGACCAAGCCGAGGCACTCCGGGCAGCCCTGGAGCGACGGCAGATCCCGAGCCGCCTGGTGAGCCGCGGTGATGTCTTTGAAAGCCTGGGGGCCAGTGCCCTGCAGCGCTTCCTCGATGCCCTGGCCCAACCCGGCCAATTAGGGCGCTTGAAATTGCTGGCGGCCTCCGCCCTGCTCGGTTGGTCCGCCGCCGAGATCGAAGCCAGCAGCTCGGCCCAGTGGGATCAGCTGACGGCGGAGTTGAGCACCTTGGCCGCACGTCTGCCGAAACTCGGCTTAACGGCGGCCTTGGCTCACCTGCAGGGCACCGAAGGCTTGGCACGGCTCTCCCTACGGGGCAGGGCCCTGGCGGATGTGCAGCAGGCCGCCGAACTGGTGCAAGAACAGATGCACCGCCAAGGCCTCGGGGCCCAAGCGGCCGCAGACTGGCTCAGGCGGCTGCGGCTCGAAGAGAACCGGGACACCCCCGAGGCCCATCTCTGCCGCAGCGATGCCGCCGAAGCCGCCATTGCCGTGGTCACGGTGCACCGCAGCAAGGGACTGGAGTACCCCCTGGTGATCTGCCCCTATCTCTGGAAAGCCCCCAAAGCCGCCAAGCGCCTGGGCCGCCGCTGGACAGCAGACGGGCAACCCCAACTGGATCTGCACCTGCAGACCCACTGGGGGGTGGGCCGGCTCGCCGCCCAACAGGACCTGCAAGCCCAGATCGCCGAGGCCGAGCGGCTGGCCTACGTGGCCTGCACCCGCGCCCAGCACCTCCTGGTGCTGGGCTGGCCCGGCCCTGACCAAGCCGACACCGGGAACCCCCTCAGCGGCTGGTTGCTCGAGGGGGATCAGGAACGGGAGCTGCCGCTCGAGCGGATCCAGGCCTCTGGGGAGATCAGCCAGCCCTGGCAACCCGCACCTGAAGAAGGCCAACTGGGCCTGGGGCCCCGTCCCAAGCGATCCCTCGACAGCAGCTGGGGCCGGGCCAGCTACTCCGCCTGGGCGCACTCGCAGGTGAGCCTGCCGCCGGAGGTGCAGGAGGAGGGCCGAGACACCGATGCCCTGAGCGATGGCTTTGAGGAGGCCCTGCTGGAGGAGAGCAGCGCAGCCAGTGGTGCGGCGTCCTGGCCAGACCTGGGCCCCCTGGCCCACTTCCCCCGGGGTTCAGGTCCTGGCGATGCCCTGCACCGAATCCTGGAGCGCCTGGATTACGGCGCGGTGAGCCGCGGGGAACGGCAGGACGCCGATGCCGTGATCGAGCAGGAGCTGCAGCGCGCTGGCCTGGAGGGGGACGCCTGCGACGGACTCTTCGAGGCCCTGCAGCAACTGATGCAGACACCCCTCGGCGGCCCCCTGGGCCCCTGCCGACTGGGGGACCTCCAGGCCGGGTCCTGGCTCAACGAGATGAACTTCGACCTCCCCTTGGCGACCCAGGGCGGGGAGGTGCGGGTGGTGCGCAGCAGCGGACTGGCCCAGGCCTTCGCCCAAAACCCCGGCGGCCGCTTTGGCGCGAGCTATGCCAAAACGCTGCAGGGGCTTGAGGTGGCCAGCAGGGGCTTTCTGACCGGGTCCATCGACCTGCTCTTCTGCTGGGAGGGGCGCTGGTGGGTCGCGGACTGGAAGAGCAATTGGCTCGGCCAGCGGGATCGTCTCGGCAGCGTCACCCGCTGCGGCCCCAATGACTACTCCGAGTCGGCAATGGAGACCCTGATGGCGCGTAGCCACTACCCCCTTCAGGCCCATCTCTATCTGGTGGCGCTGCATCGCTATTTGCTCTGGCGACTGCCGAACTACAACCCCGTCCAGCACCTGGGGGGCTACGCCTACGTCTTTCTGCGAGGCGTGCCAGGCCCCACCCCAGATCCAAAGGCCCCCACCCCCGGGGTGCTGGTGGATCAACCCAGCCTCAAGCGGGTGATGGCCCTCGATGAACTGCTGCGGGAGGGCCAACCATGA
- the recD gene encoding exodeoxyribonuclease V subunit alpha: MSALSAAVLESLQRLLPPQRSSALLQPLVQALIEALEEGELGLDLRGPEPDGFNTEDWPAGAVSALEEAGWLVGAEQASRAPEAPVVQDGTVLRWRRWHEQLHQCLGALEQRAQRQLSCSEAERQGAVTAAAKAGLDPRQCQAVSAALGQGLVLLTGGPGTGKTSTVVQMLAACLRQTPSLRIQLAAPTGKAAARLASSVSNGSQSLEAELAQRLQMLPSSTLHRLLEAQGELRFGRNRRHPLELDLLVVDELSMVDLPLMAALLEALPADAQLLLIGDANQLPPVGTGAVLEELCRPERLPRLGEAAVELRTTYRNDGAIAALAEQLRQGTSGLQGEVLLELQPSLQALDPHGNVSWLEASGRTLPAPLLQAVQHQASALRQSCQALDWQEGRPDPEQSAALLAQLEDLVVLSPIRQGPWGVEAVHRALLGDLAKSTPMHWPPGTPVLNRLNRADQGLANGDIGVVLQHGAERRILMPGQRLLHPAQLNGAEPAFALTVHKSQGSQYKAVQFLLPANRHLDPRLIYTGLTRAQQQATLITPVGACSRQNQGPT; the protein is encoded by the coding sequence ATGAGCGCCCTGAGCGCCGCCGTCCTTGAGAGCCTCCAACGGCTACTCCCCCCCCAGCGCAGTAGTGCCCTACTGCAACCCCTGGTCCAGGCCCTGATCGAGGCTTTGGAAGAAGGCGAGCTGGGACTCGATCTACGGGGCCCTGAACCGGATGGATTCAACACCGAGGACTGGCCTGCAGGCGCTGTCTCCGCCCTCGAGGAGGCGGGCTGGCTGGTGGGCGCCGAGCAAGCCAGCAGAGCCCCCGAAGCCCCGGTCGTTCAAGACGGAACGGTCCTGCGCTGGAGGCGCTGGCACGAGCAGCTGCATCAGTGCCTGGGTGCACTCGAGCAGCGGGCACAACGCCAGTTGAGTTGCAGCGAGGCGGAGCGACAAGGGGCGGTCACGGCCGCAGCAAAAGCAGGCCTGGACCCCCGCCAATGCCAGGCCGTCTCCGCCGCCTTGGGCCAAGGGCTGGTGCTACTGACCGGCGGCCCCGGCACCGGCAAGACCTCAACGGTGGTTCAGATGCTCGCCGCCTGCCTACGCCAAACGCCGTCCCTTCGCATTCAACTGGCCGCCCCTACCGGCAAGGCCGCGGCCCGCCTGGCGAGCTCCGTCAGCAACGGAAGCCAAAGCCTCGAAGCGGAGCTGGCCCAGCGCCTGCAGATGCTGCCCAGCAGCACCCTGCACCGGCTGCTGGAGGCCCAAGGGGAGCTGCGCTTTGGCCGCAACCGGCGCCACCCACTTGAGCTGGATCTGCTGGTGGTCGACGAACTCTCGATGGTGGATCTGCCGCTCATGGCCGCCCTGCTGGAGGCGTTGCCAGCGGACGCGCAACTCCTGCTCATCGGGGATGCCAACCAACTGCCGCCGGTGGGAACCGGGGCCGTCCTCGAGGAGCTCTGCCGGCCAGAACGACTGCCGCGATTGGGGGAGGCCGCCGTCGAGCTTCGGACCACTTACCGCAACGACGGAGCCATTGCCGCTTTGGCCGAGCAGCTGCGCCAAGGAACAAGTGGACTTCAGGGGGAGGTGCTGCTTGAACTGCAGCCGAGCCTCCAGGCCTTGGATCCCCACGGGAATGTGAGCTGGCTCGAAGCCTCAGGCCGCACCCTTCCGGCACCACTGCTTCAGGCGGTTCAGCACCAAGCGTCGGCCCTGCGCCAGAGCTGCCAAGCCCTGGACTGGCAGGAGGGACGCCCGGACCCCGAGCAGAGCGCAGCGCTGTTGGCGCAACTGGAGGACCTGGTCGTCCTGAGCCCGATCCGCCAGGGTCCCTGGGGGGTGGAGGCGGTGCACCGCGCCCTGCTGGGCGACCTCGCCAAGAGCACCCCGATGCACTGGCCCCCTGGCACCCCTGTGCTCAATCGCCTGAACCGTGCAGATCAAGGCCTGGCGAATGGCGACATCGGCGTCGTCCTGCAGCACGGCGCGGAACGCCGGATCCTGATGCCCGGTCAACGGCTCCTCCACCCCGCCCAACTCAATGGAGCAGAGCCCGCCTTTGCCCTGACGGTGCACAAATCCCAGGGGAGCCAATACAAAGCTGTGCAGTTCCTGCTGCCGGCAAATCGGCATCTGGATCCGCGCTTGATCTACACAGGCCTGACCCGGGCCCAGCAGCAGGCCACCTTGATCACCCCGGTTGGAGCCTGCAGCAGACAAAACCAAGGCCCGACCTAG
- a CDS encoding phosphomannose isomerase type II C-terminal cupin domain, protein MAEPGIVHRPWGWFETIGAGEGYLVKRLCIQAGHRLSLQRHHHRLEHWVVVSGSGQLECDGTSIKAEAGTTLLVPRGAVHRAAAMDENLLIVEVQRGEHLSEEDIERLADDYQRVKC, encoded by the coding sequence ATGGCGGAGCCAGGGATCGTTCACCGGCCTTGGGGTTGGTTTGAAACCATCGGTGCCGGTGAGGGGTACCTGGTGAAACGCCTCTGTATCCAGGCCGGCCACCGCCTCAGTCTTCAGCGCCATCACCACCGCTTGGAGCACTGGGTCGTGGTCAGTGGCTCCGGTCAACTCGAATGTGACGGGACCTCGATTAAGGCGGAGGCGGGAACCACCCTGCTGGTGCCCCGCGGCGCGGTGCACCGCGCCGCCGCGATGGATGAAAACCTCTTGATCGTTGAAGTTCAGCGGGGCGAGCACCTCAGCGAGGAGGACATTGAGCGGCTTGCAGACGACTACCAAAGGGTCAAGTGTTAA
- a CDS encoding DEAD/DEAH box helicase: protein MTNTPCESSTSSVDLSALDLASSQDSAPSESIEITTAQPSEKTGFTAFGFSPEILEALEEIGYRDPSPIQQAAIPELMLGRDLVGQAQTGTGKTAAFALPMLAALDENQRTPQVLVLTPTRELAIQVADSFKSYAAKLPHLRVLPVYGGSDFRDQIHKLKRGVQIVVGTPGRVMDHMRQGTLDVSGLRSLVLDEADEMLRMGFIDDVEWVLSQLPEKRQVVLFSATMPSEIRRISHQYLNSPAEITIKTKGSDSSRIQQRFITVNGPMKLEALSRVLEAETKEGVIIFARTKAITVTVAEALEAKGYGVAVLNGDVAQNQRERTIERLKNGTVDVLVATDVAARGLDVDRISLVVNYDIPFDSEAYVHRIGRTGRAGRTGNAILFVTPRERRFITGLERAVGRAIDPMEIPTNASINQSRLDRLRERLSQTVNGLNTEENSNLSEQQALLSEIIKRVGQESEVSPEQLALAALQMAVGDQPLLVHDDENWIRQQPQSRDGRRNDRFGDRDRGPRNAPGGRRGPRDQDGPPEDHMDRFRIEVGWRDRIKPGNIVGAIANESGLNGRSIGRIQIFDSHSLVDLPKGMPEDVFHNLKRLKVLNRELQISRVQG from the coding sequence GTGACCAATACCCCCTGCGAGAGCTCCACCAGCTCTGTGGATCTCAGCGCGCTCGATTTGGCTAGCAGCCAGGACAGCGCCCCGAGCGAAAGCATCGAAATCACGACCGCACAACCCAGTGAGAAGACGGGCTTTACAGCCTTTGGCTTCTCCCCTGAAATTCTCGAGGCCCTCGAGGAGATCGGATACCGCGATCCCTCCCCGATCCAGCAGGCCGCCATTCCCGAGCTGATGCTTGGCCGCGACCTGGTGGGGCAAGCCCAGACCGGTACAGGTAAAACCGCCGCCTTCGCCCTGCCGATGCTGGCGGCCCTGGATGAGAACCAACGAACCCCCCAGGTGTTGGTGCTCACCCCGACCCGGGAGCTGGCCATCCAGGTGGCCGACTCTTTCAAGAGTTATGCCGCGAAGCTCCCCCACCTACGGGTGCTTCCTGTTTACGGCGGATCAGATTTCCGCGATCAAATCCACAAGCTCAAGCGAGGTGTGCAGATCGTGGTCGGCACCCCCGGCCGGGTGATGGATCACATGCGCCAGGGCACCCTCGATGTCTCCGGGCTGCGCAGCCTGGTGCTCGATGAGGCCGACGAGATGCTGCGGATGGGCTTCATCGACGACGTCGAATGGGTTCTGAGCCAGCTACCCGAGAAGCGGCAGGTGGTGCTCTTCTCGGCAACGATGCCCAGCGAGATCCGCCGGATCTCCCACCAGTACCTCAATAGCCCCGCTGAGATCACGATCAAGACCAAGGGGTCGGATTCCAGCCGCATTCAGCAGCGCTTCATCACCGTCAACGGTCCAATGAAGCTCGAGGCCCTGAGCCGCGTGCTCGAGGCCGAGACCAAAGAAGGGGTGATCATCTTTGCCCGCACCAAGGCGATCACGGTCACCGTGGCCGAAGCCCTGGAAGCCAAGGGCTACGGAGTGGCAGTGCTCAACGGTGACGTAGCCCAGAACCAACGGGAGCGCACGATTGAGCGCCTCAAGAACGGCACCGTTGACGTGCTGGTGGCCACCGACGTAGCTGCCCGCGGCCTGGATGTAGACCGGATCAGCCTGGTCGTGAACTACGACATCCCCTTTGACTCCGAGGCCTACGTGCACCGGATTGGTCGCACGGGCCGCGCTGGCCGCACCGGTAACGCGATCCTCTTCGTGACCCCGCGCGAGCGCCGCTTCATCACCGGACTAGAGCGTGCTGTTGGCCGCGCCATCGATCCGATGGAGATCCCAACCAACGCAAGCATCAACCAGAGCCGCCTGGATCGTCTGCGGGAGCGCCTGAGCCAAACCGTGAACGGGCTGAATACTGAGGAGAACAGCAACCTCAGCGAACAGCAGGCCCTGCTCTCAGAAATCATCAAGCGGGTTGGCCAAGAAAGCGAAGTCAGCCCTGAGCAACTGGCCCTGGCTGCCCTGCAGATGGCTGTTGGCGATCAGCCCCTGCTGGTCCATGACGACGAGAACTGGATCCGCCAACAACCTCAGTCCCGCGATGGTCGCCGCAACGATCGCTTTGGCGATCGCGATCGCGGCCCCCGCAATGCCCCCGGCGGCCGCCGCGGACCCCGCGATCAGGACGGCCCCCCCGAGGACCACATGGATCGTTTCCGCATCGAGGTGGGCTGGCGCGACCGGATCAAGCCCGGAAACATTGTGGGAGCCATTGCCAATGAGTCCGGCCTCAACGGCCGCAGCATTGGTCGCATTCAAATCTTCGACAGCCACAGCCTTGTGGACCTACCCAAGGGCATGCCCGAGGACGTTTTCCACAACCTGAAGCGCCTAAAGGTGTTGAATCGCGAACTTCAAATCTCTCGCGTCCAGGGCTAA
- a CDS encoding RNA-binding protein produces the protein MTIYVGNLSFQAEQEDLLDLFSQYGEVSKCSLPLDRETGRKRGFAFVEMASDAEEQKAIDDLQNVEWMGRMIRVNKATPREGGGGGGGGRGGYGGGYGGGGGNRGGGYGGGGGGYGGGGGGGYGGGGGGGNRW, from the coding sequence ATGACCATTTACGTTGGAAACCTCTCGTTCCAAGCAGAACAAGAGGATTTGCTTGACCTGTTCAGCCAGTACGGCGAGGTCAGCAAGTGCAGCCTGCCCCTCGATCGCGAGACCGGCCGCAAGCGCGGCTTCGCTTTCGTCGAAATGGCGAGCGACGCTGAAGAGCAAAAAGCCATCGACGACCTCCAGAACGTCGAATGGATGGGTCGCATGATCCGCGTCAACAAAGCGACCCCCCGTGAGGGCGGTGGCGGCGGCGGCGGCGGTCGTGGTGGCTACGGCGGCGGCTACGGCGGTGGCGGCGGCAATCGCGGCGGCGGCTATGGCGGCGGTGGCGGTGGCTACGGCGGTGGCGGCGGTGGCGGCTACGGCGGTGGCGGCGGCGGCGGCAATCGCTGGTGA
- a CDS encoding ABC transporter ATP-binding protein: MTTAQPPLRRLLRALRPHRRLVRLAALCSVLNKLFDLAPPVLIALAVNVVVQQDTSWLASWGVTSIPGQLGVLAGLSFVIWSAESLFEYLYALLWRNLAQTVQHELRLEAYDHLQRLEMGFFESSSSGRLLAILNDDINQLERFLDHGANEVLQLITTVLAVGGAMVWLSPTVAGVSFLPIPLILWGSLHFQKRLQPRYREVRERAGDLASRLANNLGGMLTIKSYAAEQWETDRLCNQSRAYQKSNSKAIRLSAAFIPLIRFAILFAFLAILVIGGLQAWRGAIDVGTYSFLVFITQRLLWPLTSLGRTLDDYQRAMASTQRVLDLLDTPIAIPSGHRPLPSQNVRGQIRFERVRFGYSGRDLLLRDFDLEIPAGSTLGIVGATGSGKSTIVKLLLRLYELQSGTIRIDDQPVQELELGDLRKAIGLVSQEVFLFHGTVAENIAYGSFDASRAAIEQAAQLAEASRFIEALPQGYDTVVGERGQRLSGGQRQRIALARAILKNPPVLILDEATAAVDNETEAAIQRSLERITAERTTLVIAHRLSTVRHADRIVVMDQGRIVESGSHEELIAAGGAYVNLWRVQAGLRQNEALAL, translated from the coding sequence ATGACCACAGCTCAACCCCCACTGCGCCGTCTGCTGCGCGCCCTTAGGCCCCATCGCCGCTTGGTCCGGCTTGCAGCGCTCTGCTCTGTGCTGAACAAGTTGTTCGACTTGGCACCGCCGGTGCTGATTGCCCTAGCGGTGAATGTGGTTGTCCAGCAAGACACCTCCTGGCTGGCCAGCTGGGGAGTGACCTCGATCCCCGGGCAACTCGGGGTCCTGGCGGGACTCTCGTTTGTGATCTGGAGCGCGGAGTCACTGTTCGAGTACCTCTATGCGCTGCTCTGGCGCAACCTGGCCCAGACGGTGCAGCACGAGCTCAGGCTGGAGGCCTACGACCATCTCCAACGCTTGGAGATGGGCTTTTTCGAATCCAGCTCCAGCGGCCGACTGCTGGCGATCCTCAACGACGACATCAATCAGCTCGAACGTTTTCTTGACCACGGCGCCAACGAGGTGCTGCAGCTGATCACAACCGTCCTGGCGGTGGGGGGCGCCATGGTCTGGCTTTCGCCAACGGTGGCTGGGGTCTCCTTCCTACCCATTCCCCTGATCCTCTGGGGCTCCTTGCACTTCCAGAAGCGCCTGCAACCGCGCTACCGCGAGGTGCGCGAGCGGGCAGGGGACCTGGCCAGCCGACTCGCCAACAACCTCGGAGGAATGCTCACCATTAAGAGCTACGCCGCCGAGCAGTGGGAGACCGATCGCCTCTGCAACCAGAGCCGTGCTTACCAGAAGAGCAACAGCAAAGCGATTCGCCTCTCGGCAGCCTTTATTCCTCTGATTCGCTTCGCGATCCTTTTTGCCTTTCTGGCGATCTTGGTCATTGGCGGCCTTCAGGCCTGGCGCGGAGCGATTGATGTCGGCACCTATTCCTTCCTGGTCTTCATTACCCAACGCCTGCTCTGGCCGCTGACCAGCTTGGGGCGAACCCTGGATGACTACCAACGGGCCATGGCCTCGACCCAGCGGGTTCTGGATTTACTCGACACCCCCATCGCCATCCCCAGCGGCCATCGCCCACTGCCCAGCCAGAACGTCCGCGGTCAGATCCGCTTTGAACGGGTGCGCTTCGGCTACAGCGGCCGGGACCTGCTGCTGCGGGACTTTGATCTGGAGATTCCCGCCGGCAGCACCCTGGGAATCGTCGGGGCCACGGGCTCCGGCAAGAGCACCATTGTGAAACTGCTGCTGCGCCTCTACGAATTGCAGAGCGGAACGATCCGCATCGATGATCAGCCTGTCCAGGAGTTGGAGCTGGGGGACCTGCGCAAGGCGATTGGCCTGGTGAGCCAGGAGGTCTTCCTCTTCCACGGCACCGTGGCCGAGAACATTGCCTACGGCAGCTTTGACGCTTCTCGCGCTGCCATCGAGCAGGCGGCGCAACTGGCGGAAGCCTCACGCTTTATCGAGGCCTTGCCGCAGGGCTACGACACGGTGGTCGGAGAGCGGGGTCAACGCCTCTCCGGGGGACAGCGCCAACGGATTGCCCTGGCCCGAGCGATTCTCAAAAATCCGCCCGTGCTGATCCTTGATGAGGCCACCGCTGCGGTGGACAACGAAACCGAAGCGGCCATTCAGCGCTCCCTCGAGCGGATCACCGCCGAGCGCACCACCTTGGTGATTGCGCACCGCCTCTCCACCGTGCGCCATGCGGATCGGATCGTGGTCATGGACCAGGGACGGATCGTGGAGAGCGGCAGCCACGAGGAGCTCATTGCGGCCGGCGGGGCCTACGTCAATCTCTGGCGCGTTCAGGCCGGACTGCGCCAGAACGAGGCCCTAGCTCTCTAA
- a CDS encoding LCP family protein: protein MPRRRDERGAMLTAIGFGLGGGLLLASPVADYLSSPQVSERHQLVNPFSSWNSLSDADVVILGTDVGGGNTDVMYTMRVQNGVTKLLQVPRDTYINSSSFGPVKANALYAYGGPDAVKAELSKHLGRPVRHHILVNLAVIRRLGDALGGLEVNVPKRMWYHDNTQGLHIDLQPGRQVLKGRDLEGFLRFRHDEMGDIGRLDRQRLVLKALFKQITRPESLVRLPSLLAVAGKDLRTDLGPMEIGGLISAMGSTELNAERLGGQPFMHEGVSYWKAEWPEATAAGAAAAGSSERFKFLF from the coding sequence ATGCCCCGCCGCCGCGATGAACGCGGCGCGATGTTGACGGCCATTGGCTTTGGGCTGGGTGGTGGACTCCTACTGGCCTCTCCAGTCGCGGACTACCTCAGTAGTCCCCAGGTGAGCGAGCGCCATCAGCTGGTCAATCCCTTCAGCAGCTGGAACAGCCTCAGCGACGCTGATGTGGTGATCCTCGGGACCGATGTGGGCGGCGGCAACACCGATGTGATGTACACCATGCGTGTGCAGAACGGGGTCACCAAGCTGCTGCAGGTGCCCCGCGACACCTACATCAATTCCAGCAGCTTTGGCCCGGTGAAGGCCAATGCCCTCTATGCCTATGGCGGCCCCGATGCCGTGAAGGCCGAGCTCTCAAAGCACCTTGGGCGGCCGGTACGCCACCACATCTTGGTGAACCTGGCGGTGATCCGGCGCCTTGGTGATGCCCTCGGCGGCCTTGAGGTCAACGTGCCCAAGCGCATGTGGTACCACGACAACACCCAAGGCCTGCACATCGATCTGCAGCCCGGGAGACAGGTTCTCAAGGGCCGAGACCTCGAAGGCTTCCTGCGCTTCCGCCACGACGAGATGGGTGACATCGGTCGCCTGGATCGCCAGCGCTTGGTGCTCAAGGCCCTGTTCAAACAGATCACCCGTCCGGAGAGCCTGGTGCGCCTGCCCTCGCTCCTGGCCGTCGCCGGCAAAGACCTGCGCACGGACCTCGGGCCGATGGAAATCGGTGGCTTGATCAGCGCCATGGGCAGCACCGAACTCAATGCCGAGCGCCTCGGCGGTCAGCCCTTCATGCATGAGGGCGTCAGCTATTGGAAAGCCGAATGGCCGGAAGCAACCGCGGCCGGAGCCGCGGCAGCGGGAAGCTCCGAGCGCTTCAAATTCCTCTTCTAG
- a CDS encoding DUF6737 family protein, which produces MPESQPAFWSLKPWWCQPWSILLTGVLVIAASWFLLHRWWISAPVAVAVLAWWGLFLVAVPSAYRSGALEEP; this is translated from the coding sequence ATGCCTGAGTCCCAACCCGCGTTCTGGAGCCTGAAGCCCTGGTGGTGCCAGCCCTGGTCGATCCTCTTGACCGGAGTACTGGTGATCGCCGCCAGTTGGTTCCTGCTGCACCGCTGGTGGATCAGCGCACCAGTGGCCGTTGCTGTTCTGGCCTGGTGGGGTCTGTTTCTTGTCGCCGTTCCTTCGGCCTATCGCTCCGGTGCTCTTGAGGAGCCCTAG